ACGTAGGTCCGTTTATTTCAACTTCAAATGCGCATACAATTATAAAAAGTCTTATCATCGCCGCAATATATATTTTAGGCTCGCGCTATAACCGTATTGGTGAACCGTATCTTCACGGGAGTGACGAGCATGTTGACGTACGGTTTGGTGAAATCCAGCAAACTTCCGATCGTGCCTGCCGTGAACCGATCGAACGGATAACCCATGCTGCGTGCATCTGGATAGCGTCGATCTCGCAATCCACAGAACGAGTGAGCATCGTTACAGTTAACATTCCTGCGTAGAACGAACATATGAGTTGTAAAGTAAATCGTGCCGAACTGGTGCGTCTGTAATCTGTACTAAAAACTCACTCATCGAAATCTTCAACACGGTCCATCGTGTAGTCCGAAACCATAACGAAAAAGTCATACTCTAACCCATCGGGTGAACCCTTCGGAAGTAGCATATGGTTCGGCCAACCACAGTTACAGAACTGGAACGCTTCGTTTCGCGTCAACGATGATGCGGCCACATTCCTAAACGTTCGCTCGTACGGAATCGTAACGCTCGATTGATCCGAACGTCGCACGATCGTGTTAGCACCCGGATTAACTAAAAGAAGGCAAGAAAATGCATAATTGTTAACATACTGTTTGAGTAACTTCTTCAGCAGACAACATACGCGTTACGGTAAACTTATCCAACTCCACCATCAGACGGCGCTGGTCACGGAACGGCAACGTTTGGCCCCGTTCATTCGTTTTCGGACCGTAGAAAATACGAACCGTACCGCGTCTGGTATCACCAGCACGATTGTTCACCCGAATCCGGAAGCTGAACGGTGCGTGCTGGATGTGCGTAAACGTTGCGAACAGATTTCCCTCGGGTCCAAAGTCAAGCCCAGTGCCGAGATTTACCTGAGATCTTTGCCAGAATGTGAGCAGTATGTTCATAGGAGCGTTCGCTTTGTTGAGCTGAATTTCAAAATTGTCCACGGCTACATCGTTAAATGACAACTAGAGgatagaaaaaagaagtatTTAGCATTAGCAAGCATATGTTCTACCGTTTACTAGAGATCAGCTTTACCTCTTGTCCGGTGTATGCCGGAAGCCTTTGCTTGTGGCGTACGAACATGTCGTCGATGTGCTGATGCCAGCGATAAAACACCGGATCGCGCATTGCCGTCGTATTGTCGCCGACGACACCGAAACCCTCCAAGAACGAGTTGTCCGGATCGTGTATGTAGCCCAAAATGTTATGTCCGTTGTTGTGGAGATCTCCATAGTATTGGAGATTCACCGATAAGGAGCTCGCTTCAACCATGTTTCCCAACAGATCTATTCCATTGTCGTTGTCCAGTGGAACGCGTTGATCGGTTGACTGCAGGAGGATAGAAATAGAGGTGCTGCAAGAATATCTGACTTACAACAAAAACTTACCGATTGAGCAAACCCATTATCGATCGCTTCGAAAATTCTTGTCGTCCACAGTTCCATATCAGCGATCGATACAATGACTCCATCTTCAACTCGTTTAAGATCCTGTTGGAAGATACAAAATGGTATCATAGCAAATGAAACCAAACATCCGATCCACGTTCACTGCGCTCCAACAGTAACCTACCCTCAACGTTTCATTGGGATGCCGGGCCGGGTATGAGCGTCCATCAGAGCTGCGCGTTATTTTAGGAAAGTACCCTTCCGGGATTGCTTCACGAAAATTCCTAAACGCCACAACACGCGGCAAACCATTCGCGAAACGCTCCGTATTGTAGCGTGCCATCGTTTGCTGATGCATGTAGTAAAACAGCTCGCCACGGCGATCCTTGCGCACGATACGATCCGGTCCACGGGCCGGATACACCAGATGCCAATGCCAGTGGTGTAAATTCACACCAATATCTTCCCGCCAGTAAGCTAACCGCTGCTCATCCACCCTATCCGAGGCCGTAAAGTTCATCGGGATCTCAATCGCTCGACGATCGCCCTGATCTACCAGCGTACCTTCCTCGCGCAGCTGTGGGAAAACGGCCGGATCAACGTACCGGTCGGGGAACAGCTCCAAAAAGCTCGGTATCTCCACATCCTTCGTATCGGTACGATGCATCAACGCTACCGAGAGAGCGTACTGAAACAGTGGCCCATTTAGACGATCGCGCGCGTACACGGCTATAGCACTGAGCGCATCCGGATTGGTTTGGTTAAGGAACAGTTCGATCAGTTGGCTGGCCACCCGCTGGTGTGCCGGTTGAAACACGGAAAATGCACCCCGACGGCTAACTACATCCGCGTATGCCAGATCCGGTGCCGTAATGTTCGGCAATGGAATGCGCGTTTGCGCGTTGGTACCGTAACGGTTCTGCAATGCCGCCCCGAACGGACGGTAATGATCGGTAAGATAACTGTCGGGTACATCGTAGTACAATTGACCATTGTTTTTTGGCACAAACGTTGGTTCGTACGGACGTTGCAGCAGTCCACGAAAGCGTGTATTAATATCCGCCATACTGTGTTGACTAAAAACAGACGATTCTTTATCACACGATCACTGTACACCGATGCAACGTGTGCTGGACTGCAAAAGTGGTGTCCACTATCGCTCGTTTATATGCAAAACGGTCGACTAGAATGGTCAACCAAACCCAGTTGCAACGATAAACTGTACACCGCAAATAAACAAGTTTTGTTTATCGTGGTTATACGCTGGCAGAAGCGATGACGGACATTTGGTCATTACGCTGCAAGTACCCCAACCCGGGATTGGAGTGGAagaatttacaaaacaataagaACCACTGCTGATAGTGAGAATTCGTCCGAAATGATAACGAAACAGTTTCATTATTAAGCACACTAttaagattttattttgtcattcgtttgtaaaatattcaccAAATTCTTTCATCCGCCTAAGTGCGTGCAATTACGGTGTTTGTGAAACGAATCGTAACGGGTGTTACAGCCATATTTCTGTACGGGCGCGTAAAGTCCTGCAAGCTTCCGACGGTGCTCGGTGTAAAACGATCGAACGGGTAACCCATGCTGCGAGCGTCGGGAAAGCGACGATCGCGCAAACCGCAAAACATGTGCGCATCGTTGCAATTTTCGTTTCTGATAAAGAACAACCGGAATGAAAATGTTactaataataatttcaataacaTAAGTGTTTGAAGCAAGTGCTTACTCATCAAATTCTTCAACACGATCCTGGTTGTAATCcgaaatcaaaatgaaaaaatcatattCCAGACCGGTTGGCGATCCTTTCGGTAGCAGCATGTGCGATGGCCATCCACAGTTACAAAACTGAAACACCTCTGTGCCTGGTTGACTCGATGCGGCTATATTACGGAACGTTCGTTCGTACGGGATGGTTAGATTCGATTGATCCGAACGTCTAACGATAGAGTTCTGTCCCGGACGCACTAAAAGAGAGAATAATTTACTATTCAAACCCATCCAACTGTGGACAAAACGGACGATTAAGACTTACAGTTGACAGTGAATTTATCCACCTCCACCATATGACGGCGCTGATCGCGGAAAGGCAACACCTCCCCACGTTCGTTCACTTTCGGTCCGAGAAACAAACGTACAGTACCACGTCGCATAGTGCCGCTATTATTGCTTGCCTGAATCCGATAGCTAAACGGAGCATGTTGGATGTGGGTGAACGTCACAAACAGATTACCCTCCGGCACGAAATCTAACCCCGTACCGAGATCAAACTGTGATCTCTGCCAAAACGTTAGCAGCATATTCAACGGAGCGTTCGCTTTGTTCAGCTGTACATTGAAACTATCCACCGTAATATCGTTAAATGAaagctaaaaacaaacaaaggttTTATATTAGTAATTGCACACAAGGTAAATGGACAATATTCCTTACATCGTTGTTCGTGTACGCCGGCAGACGCTGTTTGTGGCGAACGAAAATGTCGTCGATGTGCTGATGCCAGCGATAGAACAAAGGATCACGCATGGTCGTCGTTAGATCACCCATAACACCAACGCCCTCCAGATACGCATTATCCGGATCGTGGATGTAGCCCAGCATGACGTGTCCGTTCTGATGATAGTCGCCGTAATAgttgaaattgattgaaatggtGCTTGCCTCTAGCATATCACCGAGAATATCGATTCCCTTGTTGTTGTCGAGTGGAATGCGATCTCCATTCGtctaaattaaaagaaagttCCAAGCAATTAGATCGTGTTCGCCATGGTGTCACTGGTGACGGCGTTCGATGTAGTGAAGATTTGGTATCGACGCAATTCGTACGAAGACTGGCCTTTAGAGAGTCAGAGATGCCTTACCGCTTGGGCGACTCCATTATCAATTGCTTCAAAAATGCGTTTTATTGAAACGTCCATATCCGCCAAACGAATCGTCGATTCATCCTCGGTTCTATTCACGTCctaaaagggaagaaaatgtcAGTATTTTGATAGCTCTAAATTTTGGTCTATGAACTTTTTAAACCTACCTTCATCACTTGATTTGGATAGCGACAAGAGTAGGCTCTCCCATCCGAACTGCGCACAATCTTCGGGAAGTAAGCTTCCGGAATGGCTTCTCGCAACTGACTGAACGAACGGGTACGCGGCAAACCGTTGGCGAACCGTTCGATGTTATACCGTGCAATCGTCTGCTGATGCATATGGTAGAACAGTTCACCCCGACGATCCTTCCGCACAACACGATCCGGACCGGTCGACGGGTACACCAGATGCCAGTGCCAATGGTGCAAACTAAGGCCGATATCTTCCCGCCAGTACGCAACCCGCTGTTCGTCAACCCGATCCGACGCAGTGTAGTTGGACGGGATATCGATGGCGCGTCTGTTACCCATGTCCAACAAGTTGCTTTCCTCACGCAACAGCGGAAATACACCCGGATCGATGTAACGATCGGGGAACAGTTCCAAAAAGCTTGGAATCTGAACGTCGCGTGTATCCTCCCGGTGAATCAGTGCGATCGCAAGCGCATACTGAAACATGGGCGCATTTACGCGATCACGCACGTATGCGGCCACTGCTCTCAGTCTGGTCGGATCGGGTTGATCGAGAAACAGCTGTATGAGTTGACCTGCTGCACGTTTATGTCCAGCATTGAACACCGAAAACACACCTCTGCGTTTTACAACGTCCGCAAACGATAGATTCGGTGGTGTAATGTTTGGAAACGGTACACGCGTCTCCGCGTTCGTACTGAAGCGATTCTGTATCGATGATCCAAACGGGCGGTACTGATCCGTAAGGTAAGTATCCGGTAGATCGTAGTACAGCTTACCATCCACCTTCGGCACGAACGTGGGCTCGTATGGTTTCTGCATCAAGCCACGAAACAGCGTATTGTTATCAGTCATCGTACGAATGCAACAAATCCGATTGCGTTTAGCACACTTGTAACCTCAATGTCTAACTGACCCACTGCACCAATTATGGCAGCTTTATATACACATCAAAAGGGTGTGCATCTTTAATCGTATAGCGATCAATCTCTGTGGTCTGTGGTAAGAAATTCAGGGCCATAGCACTATTTGTTGTCCAGTGTATCTGCAACTTGTTTACGGATGTAAAGTCCCACAGTCAGATACGAATTTCTAACAATTCTAGTGTGAAAGCAAACGTTACCGCCGACCGATATATTGCGACACATAATGCATCAACAAGTTACGCCTGAAATGCTATCATTAGTATGGTTACTAGTTGTATATGTTTATTGAATATTTGCCTCAAGCAATACACTATTCGTTCAACACAGAAATACTGTTCCTCTGAAGACTCGGTTGGCACCCGCTCTATGTCAAGCATCGTTTCTTAACCGCCTAATGTTCTTACTTACGCCTGCCTAAATCGTGTTTGGTGTTTCtatgttttaaaaactttttggTTAGTAAAGCGCAAAAAGCGTAAGCTAAACTAAGGACGATCCTTTCcgattaatgtttaaaattgctAATGTTAATAATACTTCCGCTAAGTAATGTAACCGCTAAAAAGGAACGTCATTATGGTAGAGATCCGCAACTAATACTTGTATTGCTGTTAGTGTGTACTTGTAACGCATAACGCGAACGATAAGTAATACTGAAGAAAATGTTGCTAATTATGCACCCAAACACAGGTAACACCGTAACTAATGTTTTGCATTCTGCTTTCGTTTCGTCTAGTGGGACAGCTTAGTACGCTAGTATCGGAAAGGATCAAATAGGAACTGGAAGGTTTTGTTTCTGGTCCCGTCTAATGTTTACCTCCAGAATGGCGATAACACTCGCCTCTAGATATATCGTACCGTACGTAATAGAAGCATCAAATGGCCAGTCTACGTAATACAGAATAAATGCATTGAAATTCGTCTACAACACCAAGTGATTTCGGGATAGTTGTTGtccttttcttttggttttgtttccaaGCGCTTGCATGAACTGTCTCGGGACAGCTTCACTCGAACGTTCTCGCATCTGCCAACTTCGGCATCCGACGAACGGTACTTCCGCCCCGCTAGTTAAGCGTGACGTATTGAATGAAGTCCGAGAACAGTTCCATCGAATCTCATAACGATAAGTCATCGTCCGGCTCCAGGCAGCTGAACAGATCGTTAAGCTGATCATCGCGACGCTTCGTTTTGATGACCGTTGTCGGTGGTTTGTGATCTTTGCGTttctaaaattaaacaaattggtGCGTAATTAGTTTTTGGTGGTTAAAAAGTGTACAAGAAAATTATATTGGAGGCGGGGGAACTACACATATAAGTCAAACATGAGGATTATGGGAAAATATTGAAGGAAAACCAGAAATTACAGACTAAAATCCTCTTGAAGTTGTAGTGTCACAAAAGACGAAAGAACAAATGAGTAAAACTCAACCAGAATTTGATGAAACTTTgttgaaagatgaaaaaactTTCTAATAAAAATCCACTGAAAACCCGTCCTTTAAAGTCCTCAAGTATACTTCCGCATGCAATTAATCTTAGGAAATATCAGATTTTTTGTGACCAAACTCAAACATGATACATACTTTCCGCTTAAATCCTTTactggaaaggaaaaagaatatGCTAATAACCTTTTAGTTTTTTAGCAcgggtaaaaaaaatcctttacaTCCGTTTGCCTCCTTATTGTCGCACGCCACTACTGGCTGCATCTTGACTCCTCTCTTCGcgaacaatttaaacaaacgCTTTCCCAACCCAGCACCAGTTGGCGcacaaaaatgtaatttaacgGTTCACTGATTGTGCAACTTTTATTTGCCCTGCGGAAAGCGAAACTCTCTCGCTtggaaataaacataaaaaagcacagcaaaagaaagaaaagcgcaAATCTTAACGTCACCAAAACGGAGTTATTCTGCAGCAATTTGAGAAGAATTCTCGTATCTTAAAGTTTAACCACTTCAAGTGGCGAATAATCCACGTCCTTGTGCGTAACAAACCGAAAATAGTTTACCAGCACCAGTGTTGTTTGTAAAGctgcaaaatttctcacccTTGTGCACGTTTGGCCAATCGTATAAATCATAAAATGCCGCAACACGGAATGCTTCGGCCATTCCGGCAATTGCCGTACGTGCGTGACCTATTGAACTTTCGAACGTAAATTTCGCATTGATGCCTTGAGTTTGAGTTCCACCATTCCAAATGCTGGCCGGTTGCTGGGCTTTACGCAAATGCGGTGTATCAGTCGTAATGCGGTGCCTACACATGCAACACTGCATACATACGGATGTCCGAAAGATGCCAAACGCAATTGCAAAATTCCCAAGCTTTAGAGATTGTTTATCGATTAAACATATTAAATGCTATAccataaataaatatgcatTCAAAACAGGCGGGAAAGAACATTCGCACAAAGGGATTCGTTCGCTATCTGTGGATGCCTAACAAACCCTCCCCCAGTCCGGCCATTTTGCAAATGCAACTGGAAATGgagataataaaaacaaacaaaccaacaaaaaaaaaggttggtaAATTGCAAACTCACAATCAGCATGGTGGAGGTCGTTTTGGTGGCCGATTCCAGGTCCTGTTCCTCGTTCTTCACCGAGCCGGATCCATTATCACCAGCCGCCGCACCGTTGCGGCGCAGTTGCTCCAGCGTCCAGTAGTTCTTGCCAAAGCTGTCGATGTCCGTATCGTCATCTTCGCAGTAGTTTTCGTCCGGATTGATTTCGTCCAAATTCAGcccttcctcctcttcctgcTCCTCCAAAACTTtggtccgaaaaaaaaaaatgattgcgGACAGCGCAAAGATACAAGCAaacggaagagaaaaaaaaacaaacagtccattaaataaaaatcgcTAAAACACGGTTCAATAATTATACCGCACACCATCATATTTTCGGTTCCGGACCAATAGTGAACCGGgttgtatgtgtttgtttttgcttctaaaGGGAAGAGTGTCCCTTTTTTATGTTAGATCGGTAtagataatgaaataaaaaaaaaaaaacagataacgTTGGCATCCTTACAGTCCCGTATGTTGTCAacgtcctcctcctcttccagGCTGTCCTCAATATCCGTATCGTCCGGTTCGGACTTGATGACACACAGCGGACCGCCAGCCCCTTCGTACCGCTTCACATTTCTCCCAACCGGTGGTCCATCCGGTTCCTCCTCGTCCAGTATCTCCGTCTTGATCGTGCTCAGCGTACCGGAATGGCCCGGAGCAGTACCACCGGCCGATGGTACCAGGCTGAGTCGTCTCGGCCGTTGTTCCACCGACACCActagctgctgttgctgttggcccGGTTTTTGGCGCTTGGGCGTTTTCGGTGTGGTCGTGTCCTCGGGCAGCGCGATCGGTGCGTTATGGCGCCGGAACCGTATGATGATGTTTTTCCCGTCAATGACCTTGTTGTGATTGGCTTTGAACGCTTGGATCGCTTCCTCCACGTTCGTGAAGCGTATGAAGGCGTACCGGGTGTGCTTGATGCGCTGAGCGTGACCGATATCGATGCGTTTGGCAGCGGGAAACATTTGCTTCACCGTCTGTACCGTCACCACGTTGGGCAGATTGCCAATGAACAGCGTGTACGGATCGATGTCCTCGGGCTGTACCtgtgcagaaaaaaataaataaaaggatataaaaggaagggaaaaccTTTCGGTAAGCAAACGCACtcaaaggataaaaaaaacacatctaaaCTCCCAACTCGGTACATGGTGAGGTGAAAGAATGCTACAGTAATCGGAACAAGGTTTGGAagataaatacaataaaaaaaaccacatgcGTACGAATGGTACGAATGATCCGGATGATGTTCTACGGCCAGCACACgttaaaatacaaatttacATAAACCGCTCACTGATTGCAATATGATGAGCTTCCGTGCTGCGTGTGTAGAGCAGTGCTTTCCCACCTATAAACACGAAAAGCGTTCCGTACAGGGCTCACAGGGCTTAGCCATTGTTTAGC
The DNA window shown above is from Anopheles funestus chromosome 3RL, idAnoFuneDA-416_04, whole genome shotgun sequence and carries:
- the LOC125770952 gene encoding protein painting of fourth, whose product is MKTKGQRLNVMQCRASVSSRYSLIPHATAKRMMVYGGGGVGGSAHRCQQSVPPRMLGKAAGEGFNVDSGFETSDFDFTDFAEEMLPSRDFIQPFSLEQDGLVGDGRGIPFRTGAADRRCSGLSTRRMSDCPRRMLNLLHGAKHRRKSRISFDFSNDLHQAEKSVQTSPIKHPNKNWRFEDARKAILVEMEAVGQLRKPHVLLLRFPDPHLSKEIVQGFSASIENVIFHRPATPRYCVVHLKPEADVDSVMKHISRIPFGAGKIMVERKTRNADQKPVVQPEDIDPYTLFIGNLPNVVTVQTVKQMFPAAKRIDIGHAQRIKHTRYAFIRFTNVEEAIQAFKANHNKVIDGKNIIIRFRRHNAPIALPEDTTTPKTPKRQKPGQQQQQLVVSVEQRPRRLSLVPSAGGTAPGHSGTLSTIKTEILDEEEPDGPPVGRNVKRYEGAGGPLCVIKSEPDDTDIEDSLEEEEDVDNIRDFLEEQEEEEGLNLDEINPDENYCEDDDTDIDSFGKNYWTLEQLRRNGAAAGDNGSGSVKNEEQDLESATKTTSTMLIKRKDHKPPTTVIKTKRRDDQLNDLFSCLEPDDDLSL
- the LOC125770948 gene encoding phenoloxidase 8-like → MADINTRFRGLLQRPYEPTFVPKNNGQLYYDVPDSYLTDHYRPFGAALQNRYGTNAQTRIPLPNITAPDLAYADVVSRRGAFSVFQPAHQRVASQLIELFLNQTNPDALSAIAVYARDRLNGPLFQYALSVALMHRTDTKDVEIPSFLELFPDRYVDPAVFPQLREEGTLVDQGDRRAIEIPMNFTASDRVDEQRLAYWREDIGVNLHHWHWHLVYPARGPDRIVRKDRRGELFYYMHQQTMARYNTERFANGLPRVVAFRNFREAIPEGYFPKITRSSDGRSYPARHPNETLRDLKRVEDGVIVSIADMELWTTRIFEAIDNGFAQSSTDQRVPLDNDNGIDLLGNMVEASSLSVNLQYYGDLHNNGHNILGYIHDPDNSFLEGFGVVGDNTTAMRDPVFYRWHQHIDDMFVRHKQRLPAYTGQELSFNDVAVDNFEIQLNKANAPMNILLTFWQRSQVNLGTGLDFGPEGNLFATFTHIQHAPFSFRIRVNNRAGDTRRGTVRIFYGPKTNERGQTLPFRDQRRLMVELDKFTVTLNPGANTIVRRSDQSSVTIPYERTFRNVAASSLTRNEAFQFCNCGWPNHMLLPKGSPDGLEYDFFVMVSDYTMDRVEDFDENVNCNDAHSFCGLRDRRYPDARSMGYPFDRFTAGTIGSLLDFTKPYVNMLVTPVKIRFTNTVIARA